Proteins co-encoded in one Dama dama isolate Ldn47 chromosome 2, ASM3311817v1, whole genome shotgun sequence genomic window:
- the LOC133040794 gene encoding uncharacterized protein LOC133040794 has product MDSCVPSPPPAPGPYTETPASNVTDSCVPSPPPAPGPYSETPASNVTDSCVPSPLPAPGPYTETPASNVTDSCVPSPPPAPGPYSETPASNVTDSCVPSPPPAPGPYTETPASNVTDSCVPSPPPAPGPYTETPASNVTDSCVPSPPPAPGPYTETPASNVTDSCVPSPPPAPGPYTETPASNVTDSCVPSPPPAPGPYTETPASNVTDSCVPSPPPAPGPYTETPASNVTDSCVPSPPPAPGPYTETPASNVTDSCVPSPPPAPGPYSETPASNVTDSCVPSPPPAPGPYTETPASNVTDSCVPSPLPAPGPYTETPASNVTDSCVPSPPPAPGPYTETPASNVTDSCVPSPPPAPGPYSETPASNVTDSCVPSPPPAPGPYTETPASNVTDSCVPSPPPAPGPYTETPASNVTDSCVPSPPPAPGPYTETPASNVTDSCVPSPPPAPGPYTETPASNVTDSCVPSPPPAPGPYTETPASNVTDSCVPSPPPAPGPYTETPASNVTDSCVPSPLPAPGPYTETPASNVTDSCVPSPPPAPGPYTETPASNVTDSCVPSPPPAPGPYTETPASNVTDSCVPSPPPAPGPYTETPASNVTDSCVPSPPPAPGPYTETPASNVTDSCVPSPPPAPGPYTETPASNVTDSCVPSPPPAPGPYTETRHPM; this is encoded by the coding sequence ATGGACAGTTGTGTTCCCTCCCCACCGCCAGCCCCAGGACCCTACACTGAAACCCCGGCATCCAATGTGACGGACAGTTGTGTTCCCTCCCCACCGCCAGCCCCAGGACCCTACAGTGAAACCCCGGCATCCAATGTGACGGACAGTTGTGTTCCCTCCCCACTGCCAGCCCCAGGACCCTACACTGAAACCCCGGCATCCAATGTGACGGACAGTTGTGTTCCCTCCCCACCGCCAGCCCCAGGACCCTACAGTGAAACCCCGGCATCCAATGTGACGGACAGTTGTGTTCCCTCCCCACCGCCAGCCCCAGGACCCTACACTGAAACCCCGGCATCCAATGTGACGGACAGTTGTGTTCCCTCCCCACCGCCAGCCCCAGGACCCTACACTGAAACCCCGGCATCCAATGTGACGGACAGTtgtgttccctccccacccccagccccaggaccCTACACTGAAACCCCGGCATCCAATGTGACGGACAGTtgtgttccctccccacccccagccccaggaccCTACACTGAAACCCCGGCATCCAATGTGACGGACAGTTGTGTTCCCTCCCCACCGCCAGCCCCAGGACCCTACACTGAAACCCCGGCATCCAATGTGACGGACAGTTGTGTTCCTTCCCCACCGCCAGCCCCAGGACCCTACACTGAAACCCCGGCATCCAATGTGACGGACAGTTGTGTTCCCTCCCCACCGCCAGCCCCAGGACCCTACACTGAAACCCCGGCATCCAATGTGACGGACAGTTGTGTTCCCTCCCCACCGCCAGCCCCAGGACCCTACAGTGAAACCCCGGCATCCAATGTGACGGACAGTTGTGTTCCCTCCCCACCGCCAGCCCCAGGACCCTACACTGAAACCCCGGCATCCAATGTGACGGACAGTTGTGTTCCCTCCCCACTGCCAGCCCCAGGACCCTACACTGAAACCCCGGCATCCAATGTGACGGACAGTtgtgttccctccccacccccagccccaggaccCTACACTGAAACCCCGGCATCCAATGTGACGGACAGTtgtgttccctccccacccccagccccaggaccCTACAGTGAAACCCCGGCATCCAATGTGACGGACAGTTGTGTTCCCTCCCCACCGCCAGCCCCAGGACCCTACACTGAAACCCCGGCATCCAATGTGACGGACAGTTGTGTTCCTTCCCCACCGCCAGCCCCAGGACCCTACACTGAAACCCCGGCATCCAATGTGACGGACAGTTGTGTTCCCTCCCCACCGCCAGCCCCAGGACCCTACACTGAAACCCCGGCATCCAATGTGACGGACAGTTGTGTTCCCTCCCCACCGCCAGCCCCAGGACCCTACACTGAAACCCCGGCATCCAATGTGACGGACAGTTGTGTTCCCTCCCCACCGCCAGCCCCAGGACCCTACACTGAAACCCCGGCATCCAATGTGACGGACAGTTGTGTTCCCTCCCCACCGCCAGCCCCAGGACCCTACACTGAAACCCCGGCATCCAATGTGACGGACAGTTGTGTTCCCTCCCCACTGCCAGCCCCAGGACCCTACACTGAAACCCCGGCATCCAATGTGACGGACAGTTGTGTTCCCTCCCCACCGCCAGCCCCAGGACCCTACACTGAAACCCCGGCATCCAATGTGACGGACAGTtgtgttccctccccacccccagccccaggaccCTACACTGAAACCCCGGCATCCAATGTGACGGACAGTTGTGTTCCCTCCCCACCGCCAGCCCCAGGACCCTACACTGAAACCCCGGCATCCAATGTGACGGACAGTTGTGTTCCTTCCCCACCGCCAGCCCCAGGACCCTACACTGAAACCCCGGCATCCAATGTGACGGACAGTTGTGTTCCCTCCCCACCGCCAGCCCCAGGACCCTACACTGAAACCCCGGCATCCAATGTGACGGACAGTTGTGTTCCCTCCCCACCGCCAGCCCCAGGACCCTACACTGAAACCCGGCATCCAATGTAA